AGCTCGTCGATGTCGCGCCCCAGCAGTTCGGCCACCAGCTCTGCCACCACCATGAACACCAGGTCCGAGCGGTCCTCCGGCTCGCCGGCTCGTGCCTCGATCGGGCGCCGGTAGAGCACGATCAGCGGCTGCCGAACCCCGGCCCCCTCGCGCAGCAACCGGCCCAGCGGCACGCCGCGGTCGACGATCACGTCCGGCCCGAAGTCCGTGGACCCGGGCGGCGGGACCTCCTCGACCGCGAACTCGACCGCGGCCAGCTCGCCCGCCCAGTGCCCCTCCAGCTCCTCGACCGCGTCCAGCACGAGCGCGTCGAACGCCTCGCTGCGGGTGCGGGCCAGGGGCACGCCGGCCGGGGCGAGCGGGCCGCGCATGCCCCGCCCGCGCCGCCGGCGACGCGCACGACGTCGCGCCGCCATCCGCCCGCCCGGATCGACCTGCATCCCGGCAGCATAAGACGCGGCGCCGACCGTGGCGCCGCCGTGCAGCCGATCGGGCGGCCGATCGTGCGGCGACACGTGCGACGCGCGACGGCCCAGAAGCCGCTCTGGAGGCTGCCGGGGCGATAGGGTCCCCGGCTGTGAGGATCGAGCGGGCACGGTGTGGGCGATGAGGCACGCGCGGCGCTGCACCCGCACCGGCTGTGCACGCCCCGCGGTCGCCACGCTCACCTACGCCTACTCCGACCTGACCGCGGTCGTCGGCCCGCTGGCCAGCTTCGAGGAGCCGCACTCGTACGACCTGTGCGAGGAACACGCGGTGCGGCTCACCGTGCCCCGGGGCTGGGAGGTGCTGCGCCACGTCGGCGAGTTCCCGGCGCCGATCCCGCACGCCGACGACCTCGAGGCGCTGGCCGACGCGGTCCGCGAGGCGGCGCGGGTCGAGCCCGCCGCCCCGATCGGCGGCGACGGCGAAGCAGTCACCGGCCGCCGCGGCCACCTGCGGGTCGTCCCGCCCGCGCGCTGAGGAACCCGGTTCGTCGGTAGGCTTGCCGGCGTGGACCTGTCGACGATCATCAAGGCCTACGACGTGCGTGGGACCGTGCCCGATCAGCTCGACGAGGCGGTGGCGCGCGCGGTCGGTGCGGCGTTCGTCGACGTCACCGGCGCGGAGCGCATCGTCACCGCGCACGACATGCGCGAGTCCGGGCCGGGGCTGGCCCGCGCGTTCGCCGAGGGGGCGCTGCACCGCGGCGCGTCCGTGGTGGAGGCCGGGCTCGGCTCCACCGACATGCTCTACTTCGCCTCCGGCCACCTCGGCCTGGCCGGTGCCATGTTCACCGCCAGCCACAACCCGGCGCGCTACAACGGCATCAAGATGTGCCGCCCGAACGCGGTCGCGATCGGGCAGGACAGCGGCCTCGTCGACATCCGTGACCGTGCCCAGCACTACCTGGACGACGGCCTGCCCGCCGCGTCCAGCCCCGCCGGCACCGTCGAGCAGGTCGACCTGCTCACCCCCTATGCCGAGTACCTGCGCGCCCTGGTCGACCTGTCCGGCATCCGGCCGCTGAAGGTGGTCGTCGACGCCGGCAACGGCATGGGCGGCTACACCGTCCCGGCCGTCCTCGGCGACAGCGTGCTGCCCGCCCTGCCCCTGTCGATCGTCCCGCTGTACTTCGAACTGGACGGCTCGTTCCCCAACCACGAGGCGAACCCGCTGGTGCCGGAGAACATCGTCGACCTGCAGCGCAAGGTGGTCGAGGAGGGCGCGGACCTCGGGCTGGCCTTCGACGGCGACGCCGACCGCTGCTTCGTCGTCGACGCCGACGGCGCGGCCGTCTCGCCGAGCGCGATCACCGCCCTGGTCGCCGAGCGCGAGCTCGCCAAGTCCCCGGGCGCGAGCGTGATCCACAACCTGATCACCTCGCACGCCGTGCCCGAGGTGATCGCCGAGAACGGCGGCGTGCCGGTGCGCACCCGGGTCGGTCACTCGTTCATCAAGGGCGAGATGAAGGCGCGCAACGCGGTGTTCGGCGGCGAGCACTCGGCGCACTACTACTTCCGCGACTTCTGGTTCGCCGACACCGGCATGCTGGCCGCCATGCACGTGCTGGCCGCGCTCGGTGGCCAGGCCGGATCGCTCGCCGAACTGACCGCGCGCTACAACCGCTACGTCGCGTCCGGCGAGATCAACTCGACGGTCCAGGACCAGGCCGGCCGGGTCGAGGCCATCCGGGCCGCGTTCGCCGACCGGGCCGAGGGCATCGACGAGCTCGACGGGCTGACCGTGACGATGCCGGACGGCGGCTGGTTCAACGTGCGCGCGTCCAACACCGAGCCGCTGCTGCGGCTGAACGTGGAGGCCGGCGACGAGGCGGCCATGGCGGCACTGCGCGACGACGCGCTCGCGGTCATCAGGGGCTGAAGGGCAGACGATGAGCATCGATCCGGAGCTGCTGACCCTGCTGGCCTGCCCGAGCGAGGACCACGCCCCGCTGCGCGAGGACGGTGACAGCCTGGTGTGCACGTTCTGCCGGTCCCGGTTCCCGATCGACGACGGGATCCCGGTGCTGCTGATCGACGAGGCCACGCCCGGCCCGAACGGCCTCGGCGTCGCGGCCGGGTGACCGGACCGCCGTGAGCTTCGACGAGGCCCTGCTCGACGACGAGGACGCCCTGCTGCGCCGCGACGGCCAGGGGCTGCTGTGGGCGCTGGCCACCGCGGGCGCCCAGGTGCGCCGCGCGATCGAGTCCGCCGAGGAGTTCGGGCTGGACCGGCTGCGCGGCGAGCTGCCGCGGGCGCTGCTGATCGCGACCGACGCACCGCCGTCGGTGACCGTGCGGGTGGTGACCAGGCTCAGCTGCGAGCAGGCCCCGGCACTGGCGTGGCACGGCGTGCAGCTGCCCAGGTGGGCCGGGCCCGCGGACGCGCTGCTGATCGGCGCGGTCGACGGGCGGCATCCGCGCCTGGTGGCGCTGGCCGAGCAGGGCGCGCGGCGCGGGCTGGCGATGGCGGTCGTCGCGCCGCAGGACTCGCAGGTGGCAGCCGCGGCCGGCCGCGCCCCGGTGCACCACCTCGCGACGGACCTGAACGTGCGGGCGTTCCGGTGGGCCGTGCTCACCCCGCTGCTGCAGGCCCTGGACGCGCTCGGCGTGCACGCGGTGCCGCCTGCGCTGCTGCACGAGGTCGCCGACGCGCTGGACCAGACCGCCGAGGTGTGCCGCCCCGGCAGCGACCTGTTCACCAACCCGGCCAAGGCGCTCGCCGCCGAGTTCGCCGACACCCAGCCGCTGATCGCCGGCGCGGGCGCGCTGGCCGGCGTCGCCGCGCGCGCGATCGCCGACTCGCTGCAGCTGTGCGCCGGCGTCCCCGCGGTGGCGGTGAGCCTGCCCGACGGCATGGCGCGCGCCGGCGCGGTGCTGCGCGGCGCCGGGCCGTCCCCCATCGGTACCGGCGACGACTTCTTCCGGGACCGCACCGATGACGTGGTCCGCGAGCGCGGCCGGCTGCTGGTCGTCGGCGACGACGGCACCGCCGACGACCCGGAACTCGGGCCGCGATCGGGTGCCCAGATCCAGCTGGACGAGGTGGCCGCCCGGCGGGCCGCGGCCGCGCTGCACGCGCTGGCAGCCGAGCTCGGGCTGCGCTCATCCAGTGTCGACGTCCCCCAAGGCGCGCCGCTGGCCCGCTTCGCCGCCGCTGCCGCGTTCGGTGACTTCACCGCCGGCTACCTCGCCCTCGGCCTGGGGCTCGACCCCGGCGCCGCCACCCCCGGGGAGCTGCCGCATTGACCGGCCACCTGGTCCCGCCCTCCCCGCCCTCCCCGCCCTCCCCGTTCCTCCCGTTGAGTGGCGGGTTATCCGTTGAGTGGCGGCCTATAGCCCGCCACTCAAGCCGAAAGCCGCCACTCAACGGGGTCGGGCGGTGAGCGCGTCGGGGGGCACCAAGGCGGTGGTCGCAGCCCTGGGGGCGAACCTGGGGATCGCGGTGGGCAAGTTCGTCGCGTTCGCGATCACCGGGTCGTCCTCGATGCTCGCCGAGGGCGTGCACTCCGTCGTCGACTCGGGCAACCAGGGCCTGCTGCTGATCGGCGCCCGCTCGGCCAAGCGCAGGGCCACCCCCGAGCACCCGTTCGGGTACGGACGCGACCGCTACGTGTACGGCTTCCTGGTCGCGCTCATGCTCTTCTCCGGCGGCGGCCTGTTCGCGCTGTACGAGGGCGTGCAGAAGATCCGGCACCCGCACCACCTGGACTCGCCGCTGGTCGCGATCATCGTGCTCGTCCTCGCGATCGGGCTGGAGTCCTTCTCGCTGCGCACCGCGGTGCACGAGTCGCGTCCGCTCAAGGGCGACGAGAGCTGGTTCGCCTTCATCCGGCACGCCAAGGTCCCCGAGTTGCCGGTCGTGCTGCTGGAGGACGTCGCGGCGCTGACCGGGCTGGTGTTCGCGCTGGCCGGGGTCGGCATCTCGACGGCGGCCGGCGAACCCGTCTGGGACGGCATCGGCACCTGCGCGATCGGCGCGCTGCTCATCACCGTGGCGATCGTGCTCGTGATCGAGACCAAGAGCCTGCTGCTCGGCGAATCCGCGGCCCCCGCGCAGGTCACCGCGATCGAGGCCGCGCTGGTCGGTGACGGCGTCGAGCGGGTGATCCACCTGCGCACGATGCACCTTGGCCCGGAGGAGTTGCTGGTGGCGGCGAAGCTCGCGATGCCGGCGGGCGCAGCCCTCGCCCAGGTCGCCACCGCGATCGACACCGCCGAGGCCCGGGTGCGCGCCGCCGTACCGTCCGCCCGGGTCATCTACCTCGAGCCCGACCTGGACCGCTCGCTGTTACCGGAAGGAGCCGAATGATGATCGCCTGGGGTATCGCGGCGGCCCGGTCCGCAGCCGGGGCGGTGCTGCTCGCCAAGCCCGAACTGGCCCGCACCCACACCGGCGCGGAGCGGATGCTCACCCGGCTGGTCGGCGTGCGCGACCTGGCGCTCGGCCTCGGCACCGCCGCGGCGCTGACCCGAGGCGACGGCCGGCTCTGGCTGGCCGCCGGGCTCGCCAGCGACGCATCGGACGTCGCGGTGAGCCTGCGCTCGGCACCGGACGTGGGCCGGACGGAGGCCACGCTGGGCGCGCTGCTGGCCGTCCCGTTCATCGCGGCCGCGATCGCCGCCGAGCTCGCCCGCAGGCGGCGGTGACGTGCCGGACGTCTTCGCCGTCGACGGCACGATCCGCGACTACGCCTGGGGATCGAGCACCGCGATCCAGCAGCTGCTCGGGCTCCCGGTCGACGGCCGGCCCGCTGCCGAGCTCTGGTTCGGCGCGCACCCCGGCGCCCCGTCGGCCGCGCTCGGAACCACCCTGGACGAACTGATCGCGGCCGACCCCGCCGGCCTGCTCGGCGAACCGGTCGTCGCCGCGTTCGGGCCACGGCTGCCGTTCCTGCTCAAGGTGCTCGCGGCCGACACGCCGCTGTCGATCCAGGTGCACCCGACGCGCGCCCAGGCCGAGGCCGGGTTCGCCGCCGAGGACGCGCGCGGGATCGCGATCGACGCACCCGCGCGCAACTACCGCGACCGCAATCACAAGCCCGAACTGCTGTGCGCGCTCAGCGAGTTCGACGCGCTGTGCGGCTTCCGGCCGGTTGCCGGCACGCTGCGGCTGCTGGACGCCCTGGAGTTGGACGGGCTCGAACCGGTGCGCGCGCGGCTGGCTGGGGCGGACGGGTTGCGCGCGGCGTTCAGCTACCTGCTGACCCTGGACGATCCGGCGCCGCTGTCGCGCGCGGTCGCCGCACGCGTTGCCGCACTCGCCGATCCCGGGTGGGCCGGCGTCCGGGCCGCGGTTGCCGCGGCCGCGGCGCAGTTCCCCGGTGATGTCGGCGTCGTGCTCGCGCTGCTGCTCAACCACGTCCGGCTGCAACCCGGCGAGGCGATCTACCTGGGCGCCGGCACCGTGCACGCCTACCTGCACGGCGTCGGGATCGAGATCATGGCCAACAGCGACAACGTGCTGCGTTGCGGGCTGACCACCAAGCATGTCGACGTCGGCGAACTGCTCGCGATCACCGACTTCGCCGAGCTGCCCGAGCCGCGCTGGCCGAGCTCCGGGACGGCGGGCTTCGGCGTCGGCTTCGACGTACCGGTTCCCGACTTTCAACTGCACTCGGCCGATCTGGACGCGTACCGCAAGCCCGGCCGGGCCCAGGGAGCGTGCGCGACCGGTGATGCGGGCAAGCCGTACCTGGTGCTGTGCGCCTCGGGGGGCGTCCGCGTCCGGGCCGGGCGGTCCTCGGTCGGCCTGACGCCGGGCCGGGCGGCGTTCGTGCCCGCGCGTGATCCGGTCTTCACCCTGGAAGGCACGGGCCAGACCTTCCTCGCGTCGGTCGGGCTGCCGCAGCGCCGCTGAGGATCGCGGCCCGTCCTCAGCCGGGCGGTGTCACGCTGTCACCGTGGCCGACGCGAGCAGTGCGACGCGCCTGTCGGCGCTGCGGGCCGGCACGGGTCGTGCCGAGGCGGCCGTCTTCGCGGTGGCGCTGCTGGTCCGCCTCGCAGTGCGCCTCAGCAGCGGCGGGCTGACCGCGCTGTCCACGTACGACCCCGGCGTCTACTACGCGGCCGGCGACGCGCTCACCTTCGGCCGCCTGCCCTACCGCGACTTCGTGTTCTTGCACCCGCCGGCCGTCATCGTGGTCCTGGCCCCGTTCGACTGGTTCGGCCGGCTGACCAGCGATCTGGCCGGCTTCGTCGCGGCCAACCTCGCGTTCGCCCTGCTGGGTGCGCTCAACGCCGTGCTGGTCGTGCGCCTCGCCCGCCACCTCGGCCTCGGCACGCGCGCGGCCGTGGCCGGGGGCCTGACCTACGCGTTGTGGTTCGGCTCGGTCGGCGCGGAGTACGGCGTGCGGCTCGAGCCGCTGGGCAACCTGTTCGCGCTGCTCGGGCTGTTGGCGTTCGCGCGCGCCCGGGCGACGGGTGCGCGGCGCCCGGCGTTGTGGTGCGGCGCGGCATTCGGCGCCGCCTCGGCGGTGAAGATCTGGTGGGTGGTGCCGCTGGTCGTCATGCTCGGCTGGCTACTGGCCGGCCGACGCAGCAGGCAGGTCGGCGCCTTCCTCGCCGGCGCGGCGGCGGCGCTCGTCGTGATCTGCGTGCCGTTCTTCCTGGCCGCGCCGCGCCAGATGTTCGACATGGTGATCACCGAGCAACTGGGTCGCAATATCACCGGCGCCCCCCTGGTCCGGCTGGCCGAGCTCAGCACGCTCCGGCCGGCGATCAGCCATCCGTCGCAGGCGCTGACGGTGGTGTGGCTCGTCGGCGTGGCGGCGGTGCTCGTGGTGGTGTGCCGGTTCGCGCTGCGGGAAGCTGCCGCCCGTCCGTTCCTGGTCCTGGCCGGGGCGCAGCTGCTCGTGCTGCTCGCGGCACCGGGCTGGTTCGGCTTCTACGCCGACTACCTCGCGCCGGCCCTCGCGATCACGATCGCCGCCGCCGTCGCCGGGTACCGGCACGGTGGCGCGCAACCGGCCGCGTCCCGCCGCCGGCTGCTCCCGGTTCTGCTGGCGCCCCTCGTGATCGTGGCGCTGACCACGGGGGCGGCGCTCGTGCAGGCCACCCGCGCGGATCAGCATGCGTTCCCGGGGCAGCGGCTGGCGCGCGCGCTGGGCGGGCGGGGTTGCGTCATGTCCGATGCGCCGGGCGCGCTGATCGGGCTGCGCGTGCTCAGCCGCGACCTGGGCTACGGCTGCGCCAACTGGATCGACGTCAGCGGGCGCACCTACGGCGCGGACCGGGCCGGGCGCAACGTCCCACGCCGGGCGAACGCGCGCTGGCAGCGGGACCTGCTGGCCTACCTCCGCTCGGGGCAGGCGATCATCCTGGTGCGCGCACACGCCACCGGCGTGGCCCCCGGCACGATGCGGGCGATCCGCGCCGGGGGTGTGCTCGCCCGCGACGGCGGGTACGTCATCTGGCGCGTGCGGCGCTGAGGGCGAGTCGAGCGTCGCCCGGCAAAGTTGACACGACCGTGGTAGGTTCGCCGGCGATGGCGTCGATGACCATGCAGCAAGCGGCGGCCGCCACCGGGTGGTCCCCACGGATGCTGCGCTACCTGGAGCAGGCCGGCCTGGTCGCCGCGCTGCGCACCCCGGGCGGCCACCGGCACTACGGGCCCCGTCAGATCGAGCGGCTGCAACGGCTGCGCGAGCTGATCGACGGCCACGAACTGGGCATCAGCGACATCGCGTTCGAACTGCGCATGCGCACCGACGCGCGGCTCGCTCGGGCCGTCGATGAGTGGTTCGGCCCGCTGCACCGCAGCGCGGCACCACCGGGAGCCGGTCTGTACCGCCGGCTCGCCACCCCGGAAACCTCGGTACCACCCTCACTCCAAGGAGAGCACGTGAGCATCACTCTGACCCCCGACTCGGCAGGCAGCGTCTCGGACTTCAAGGTCGCCGACCTGTCGCTTGCCGCGTTCGGCCGCAAGGAGATCGAGCTGGCCGAGCACGAGATGCCCGGCCTGATGGCGCTGCGCCGCGAGTTCGGTCCGGCCCAGCCACTGAAGGGCAAGAAGATCGCCGGCTCGCTGCACATGACGGTGCAGACCGCCGTCCTGATCGAGACGCTCACCGCGCTCGGTGCCGACGTGCGCTGGGTCAGCTGCAACATCTTCTCCACGCAGGACCACGCGGCGGCCGCGGCTGTCGTCGGCCCGCACGGGACGATCGAGAACCCGCAGGGCGTGTCGGTCTACGCGTGGAAGGGCGAGACGCTGCCGGAGTACTGGTGGTGCACCGAGCAGATGCTGACCTGGCCGGACGGCAGCGGCCCGGACTCCATCGTCGACGACGGTGGTGACGCCACGCTGCTGATCCACATGGGCACCGAGTTCGAGGCGGCCGGCGCCGTCCCGTCCACCGACGAGAACGACTCCGAGGAGTACGGCGTCATCCTCGACCTGCTGCGCCGCTCCGTCGCCGAACAGCCCGGCAAGTACACCCGGATGGGCCAGGGCATCATCGGCGTCACCGAGGAGACCACGACCGGCGTGCACCGGCTCTACGAGTTCGAGAAGAACAACACGCTGCTGTTCCCGGCGATCAACGTCAACGACTCGGTCACCAAGAGCAAGTTCGACAACAAGTACGGGTGCCGCCACTCGCTGATCGACGGCATCAACCGCGGCACCGACGTGATGATCGCGGGCAAGCTCGCGGTCGTCTGCGGGTACGGCGACGTCGGCAAGGGCTGCGTCGAGTCGCTGCGCGGTCAGGGCGCCCGCGTCGTCGTCACCGAGATCGACCCGATCTGCGCGCTGCAGGCGGCGATGGACGGGCTCGAGGTCGTCACCCTCGAAGACGTGGTCGGCAAGGGCGACATCTTCGTCACCACCACGGGCAACAAGGACATCATCATGGCCGAGCACATGGCCGCGATGAAGCATCAGGCGATCGTCGGCAACATCGGCCACTTCGACAACGAGATCGACATGGCCGGGTTGGCGAAGGTTCCCGGCATCACCAAGACCGAGGTCAAGCCGCAGGTGCACGAGTGGCGGTTCCCGGACGGCAAGAAGATCATCGTGCTCAGCGAGGGGCGGCTGCTCAACCTGGGCAACGCGACCGGCCACCCGAGCTTCGTGATGAGCGCGTCGTTCTCCAACCAGACGATCGCGCAGATCGAGATCCACAAGAACCCGCAGGCCTACATCGTCGACGGCAAGCCGACCGTCACCACGCTGCCGAAGCACCTGGACGAGAAGGTCGCCCGGCTGCACCTGGACGCCGTCGGCGCGAAGCTGACGACACTGTCCAAGGAGCAGGCCGAGTACATCGGCGTCGACGTCGCCGGCCCGTACAAGTCCGACCACTACCGTTACTAACCGCGCGAGCTGGCGTTCGCCGACCACCCCGAAGAACGGGGTGGATCGGCCAACGCCAGCCGCAAGCTCGCTGGCGCTCGCGAGGCGCGCGGCTCTTCGCGCTGGGGGTACCTCCCGCTTGCGGGGGAGCTCATCGCGTGGTGGGTCACCCGCCGTCGCCCATCGCGTCGCGGGGTGGTCAGGCTTTCGCGGTGAAGGCGGGCAGGTAGCCGCCGGACTGGCCGGCCGCGGTCGGGTGGTAGCTCTGCACCAGGTCGGTCCAGTCGACCGAGTGCAGCCACGAGCCGCTGTCGCAGATCTCGTGCCCGTTGCCGAACGCGGCGCGCACGTCGGCGAACGCGAAGCCGTGCCGGGTCGCGGCCGCGGAGATCACGCCGTCGAGCACGTCCGCCGCTTCGTTGATCTTGTTGCGGTCGGTCGAGCTGAGCCCAACGCAGTACCACTTGTCGTGGTAGAAGCGCGGGTAGTCCAGCACCACGACGCGGGCGTTCGGGGCGTGCGCGCGGATCGCGTTGTAGGTGGTGTCCAGCCAGCCGGGCAGTGACGTGCGCGCCGTGTTCTCCGCCGCGTTGAGTTCGTTGACGCAGGTCGTCGTGCTGTACAGGACGCAGTCCTGCATCACCGTGGCGAAGCCGAGATCGTTCCCGCCGACCGAGATGCTCACCAGGGTCGTCGTGCCGCTCAACGCGGACACCTGACTGGCCGTCACGTCCGTTGTCTTCGCGCCCGAGCAGGCGACCGACACGTAGGAGGCGGGCGCATGCGCGTTGGCCCACAGTTGCGAGTACGCCTTCGTGCTGCGCAGGCAACTGCCGCTGGCCGAGATGTAGCTGCCGGCGCCCACGCCCGAGGAGTACGAGTCACCGAGCGCGACGTACCTGACGGTGGCGGCCGCGGCCGGTGCCGCGAACGCGATCAGCGCAGCCGCGGGTGCGGCGAGAAGGGCGATCGAGCGGACGATCCGGGATCTGCGCACGAGGTGCCTCCGATGAGTGAGGGGACCGATATGCGGACAGGACTACCAGTTGTCGCCTATGGCGCGCGTAATGCCGTGATCATGGAATCGGCTCGGATCGTCCGGCCGATTCCGGTCGGCCCGGTTTGGGGCCGCCGCGCTGGTGGTCATCGAGCGGGCGGCGGCGGGGTGACCGGGTGGTTCGGGCGAGCGGCCGCCGGGGAGTCGCTCGGACTCAGTCGCCGGGCCGTCACCGGCGAACCCGGCTAGACCCGGCTCTGCGGCAGCGGCTTGTTCGATATGTGAAGGCGCGGTTGGATTCGGGCAAATCATCGCTGATTTCAGCCGAAATGCGTGACACCGTCCGACCGTTGTTCTAATATGGATGGATGGCAGTCGACGCGACACTCGAGGCGTTCGCACTGCTCGAGGACCTCAACCGCGCCCTGGACAAACTCACCAGCACCGACCTGTCCACCCTGACCGGCGAGCAACTGCTGCGCTTCACCAGCGCCTGGGAACGGCACAAACGCCGCGGCACCGTGCTCGATCACGCCAGCGTCGCCGAACTGGATTCGCGGCACACCGCCGGCGAGAAGGGACTGCGCAGCACCGCCGCACTACTGGGTGAACTGTTGCGCCTGGACCCGGGGCAGGCCCGCCGGCGGGTACGTGACGCCGGCGACTTCGTCCCCCGGCACGGCCTGTCCGGCGAACTGCTGCCGCCGCTACGGCCGGACACCGCCCGGGCCCTGGCCGACGGGGACATCGGGATCGAGCACGCCCGCTCCGTCGGCGACCTGTTCGACGCCCTGCCCGCCCAAACCCTCCAGGCCGAACGGGCCATCGAAGCCGCCGCCCTGGACGCGGCCGCGGTGTGCGCACCGCACCGGCTGCGGCAATGGTGCGTCCAGGCCGCCGCCCACCTTGACCCCGACGGCAGCAAACCGTGCGAGGAGGCCAAACGCCGCGACCGCGGCCTGAGCCTGATCGACCAGCCTGACGGCTGGGCCAAGCTCAGCGGCCGGCTCACCCCCCACGCTGCCGCCGCACTGCGCGCCGTCCTCGGACCCCTGGCCGCACCCGCACCCACCACCGGCAGCGACGGCGAGAGCATCCGGGACGAACGCACCCCCGCCCAACGCCGCCACGACGCACTCGCCGAGGCCTGCACCCGGCTCCTACGCACCGGCACCCTGCCCGACACCGGCGGCGCCGCCACCACCATCTTGGTCACCATCGACTACCGCGACCTCCTGCACCGCTACTGGCAACACACCCGAAGCGGCAGGGGCACCGGCACTGCAGACTACGGCGACGGACTCGGGACCGACGGATGCGGTGCCGACAGGTTCGGCTTCGGCGGCGCGAACGGATTCGCAGGCGCCAGCGACGGGCACGCGGTCACCTCCTACGGCACCCTCATCCCCGTGGACGAACTGCTGCGCCGCGCCGGCGACGCGCACCTCATCCCCGTCGTCCTCAACGACACCGGCGGCGTTATGGCCTACGGCCGCGACCGACGCCTGGCCAGCCCCGGACAACGCCGCGCCCTCGCCGCCCGCGACGGCGGTGTGTGCGCCCCGGCTGCACCATCCCCGCCGACTGGTGCGAAGTCCACCACCTGATCCCCTGGCAACACGGCGGACGAACTGACCTCGACGAGCTTGCCCTCGTCTGCCCACACGATCACGACGAACTCGACCGTGGCGCCACCCTCACCATGATCAACGGCACACCGCACTGGACCGAACCGCCCCACCTCGACCCGCAACAAACACCCCGGCGCAACACCGCCCACCACATCCCCCGCATCCTCACCCACCTCACCGAAGCCGCCGCCGCCGCTCCGGATCCATAGCGAACTGAGTTCGGCAGCAAGGTGAGATTTCGGGCATCGGCGCGTGTTGTTCCCGGACGAGCGGTTCGCGGACCTGTTCTCGTCGGGTCGGGGACGGCCCAGCGTCCCCTGCCGATGCCCAGCCGATCAGCGGGACGCTGCTGAGTCAGCGCATGCCAGGCCGGATCAGGCCGGTTTCGTAGGCGGCGATGACGGCTTGCGCGCGGTCGCTGAGGGAGAGTTTCGCCAGAATGTGCGCGACGTGGGTCTTGGCGGTGGTCTCGGCCACGACGAGCTCGGCGGCGATGTCGGCGTTGGAGCGGCCGCGGCCGATGAGGGTGAGCACTTCGACCTCGCGTGGGGTTAGTGCCGCGAGCTCAGGTGGCGTCGTCGTTGCCGGGGAGGGCCTGGTGCAGAACTCCTCGATGAGGCGCCGGGTGATCGTTGGCGCGAGCAGCGTCTCACCGCGGGCGACGGTACGGATGGCGTCGGTGAGCTGGTGGCGCCGGACGTCTTTGAGTAGGAACCCGCTGGCACCGGCCTTCATCGCCTCGTAGACGTACTCGTTGCGGTCGAACGTGGTTAGCACCAGCACGCGTGGCGGGTTCGGTGCCCTCACGATCTGCCGGGTCGCCTCGATGCCGTCCAGCCCCGGCATCCGGATGTCGACAAGAGCCACGTCCGGGCGGAGTTCACGGATCGCCGCGACAGCCTGCGCACCGTCGGCTGCTTCGCCGACGACCGTCATATCGTTCTCGAGATCCAGGATCGTGCGCAGCCCGTCGCGGACGATCGCCTCGTCATCGGCGATCAAAACACTGATGGCCACGGTCATCGCTCGACGACCGGGAGCCGCGCGCAAAGTCTGAATCCACCGGTGGCCGTGACGTCGGTGTTGAGGATGCCACCGAAGACGGTGATGCGTTCGCGCATGCCGGCCAGTCCTCGTCCAGCCGTCGTCGCCGGTGTCGCGGTTCGGCCGGCATCGCAGACCTCGAGTGCGAGCGCGTCGGGTTCATGAACGATCCGGACCGTGCAGACAGGCGGGCGCGCATGCTTGAGCACG
This genomic stretch from Jatrophihabitans cynanchi harbors:
- a CDS encoding metallopeptidase family protein; the encoded protein is MQVDPGGRMAARRRARRRRRGRGMRGPLAPAGVPLARTRSEAFDALVLDAVEELEGHWAGELAAVEFAVEEVPPPGSTDFGPDVIVDRGVPLGRLLREGAGVRQPLIVLYRRPIEARAGEPEDRSDLVFMVVAELVAELLGRDIDELD
- a CDS encoding DUF3499 domain-containing protein; the protein is MRHARRCTRTGCARPAVATLTYAYSDLTAVVGPLASFEEPHSYDLCEEHAVRLTVPRGWEVLRHVGEFPAPIPHADDLEALADAVREAARVEPAAPIGGDGEAVTGRRGHLRVVPPAR
- a CDS encoding phosphomannomutase/phosphoglucomutase; its protein translation is MDLSTIIKAYDVRGTVPDQLDEAVARAVGAAFVDVTGAERIVTAHDMRESGPGLARAFAEGALHRGASVVEAGLGSTDMLYFASGHLGLAGAMFTASHNPARYNGIKMCRPNAVAIGQDSGLVDIRDRAQHYLDDGLPAASSPAGTVEQVDLLTPYAEYLRALVDLSGIRPLKVVVDAGNGMGGYTVPAVLGDSVLPALPLSIVPLYFELDGSFPNHEANPLVPENIVDLQRKVVEEGADLGLAFDGDADRCFVVDADGAAVSPSAITALVAERELAKSPGASVIHNLITSHAVPEVIAENGGVPVRTRVGHSFIKGEMKARNAVFGGEHSAHYYFRDFWFADTGMLAAMHVLAALGGQAGSLAELTARYNRYVASGEINSTVQDQAGRVEAIRAAFADRAEGIDELDGLTVTMPDGGWFNVRASNTEPLLRLNVEAGDEAAMAALRDDALAVIRG
- a CDS encoding Trm112 family protein, which translates into the protein MSIDPELLTLLACPSEDHAPLREDGDSLVCTFCRSRFPIDDGIPVLLIDEATPGPNGLGVAAG
- a CDS encoding SIS domain-containing protein, translated to MSFDEALLDDEDALLRRDGQGLLWALATAGAQVRRAIESAEEFGLDRLRGELPRALLIATDAPPSVTVRVVTRLSCEQAPALAWHGVQLPRWAGPADALLIGAVDGRHPRLVALAEQGARRGLAMAVVAPQDSQVAAAAGRAPVHHLATDLNVRAFRWAVLTPLLQALDALGVHAVPPALLHEVADALDQTAEVCRPGSDLFTNPAKALAAEFADTQPLIAGAGALAGVAARAIADSLQLCAGVPAVAVSLPDGMARAGAVLRGAGPSPIGTGDDFFRDRTDDVVRERGRLLVVGDDGTADDPELGPRSGAQIQLDEVAARRAAAALHALAAELGLRSSSVDVPQGAPLARFAAAAAFGDFTAGYLALGLGLDPGAATPGELPH
- a CDS encoding cation diffusion facilitator family transporter, with amino-acid sequence MSASGGTKAVVAALGANLGIAVGKFVAFAITGSSSMLAEGVHSVVDSGNQGLLLIGARSAKRRATPEHPFGYGRDRYVYGFLVALMLFSGGGLFALYEGVQKIRHPHHLDSPLVAIIVLVLAIGLESFSLRTAVHESRPLKGDESWFAFIRHAKVPELPVVLLEDVAALTGLVFALAGVGISTAAGEPVWDGIGTCAIGALLITVAIVLVIETKSLLLGESAAPAQVTAIEAALVGDGVERVIHLRTMHLGPEELLVAAKLAMPAGAALAQVATAIDTAEARVRAAVPSARVIYLEPDLDRSLLPEGAE
- the manA gene encoding mannose-6-phosphate isomerase, class I — protein: MPDVFAVDGTIRDYAWGSSTAIQQLLGLPVDGRPAAELWFGAHPGAPSAALGTTLDELIAADPAGLLGEPVVAAFGPRLPFLLKVLAADTPLSIQVHPTRAQAEAGFAAEDARGIAIDAPARNYRDRNHKPELLCALSEFDALCGFRPVAGTLRLLDALELDGLEPVRARLAGADGLRAAFSYLLTLDDPAPLSRAVAARVAALADPGWAGVRAAVAAAAAQFPGDVGVVLALLLNHVRLQPGEAIYLGAGTVHAYLHGVGIEIMANSDNVLRCGLTTKHVDVGELLAITDFAELPEPRWPSSGTAGFGVGFDVPVPDFQLHSADLDAYRKPGRAQGACATGDAGKPYLVLCASGGVRVRAGRSSVGLTPGRAAFVPARDPVFTLEGTGQTFLASVGLPQRR